One Mesomycoplasma molare genomic window carries:
- the tig gene encoding trigger factor, with protein sequence MVKREVSAKTSELIVKVKAEKSEWLEAQKKGKNKLIKNLQIPGFRKGKVPLDKAKNLISEQQIISEAANLIVENMQKIANSQIVESDQVLSWHPEVKPVSISKEEFELEFVYPIYPQFKLADYKTTGVEFKVKKVTKADINEAVDKLVKSHSLYESIEKEIKNGDIVTFDFKGFINDEPFEGGEAQDFELKIGSNNFIKGFEEAMIGFKKGDEKEIKVSFPKDYHAKEYAGKPAVFKLKIKDVKRANKIELNDQFVADLKIPNVHSVTELNKYYENVLTEENNEKAKMAFQKEIFDYLFSKTEFPVSSVLIKEEIKRVKKITEDKLKEQGFSIKEYAELLKINSEDLEKTFEAEALNNLKTSLTFAEISRIEKLNAVEEDYQKEYAKIAKLYGFKDTKGVEGVITREQLQIPIVNRKVIDRLIQYNTGKIADKIKAAKKTAAKKTTKTATKKSSTSSKTAKKENTK encoded by the coding sequence ATGGTTAAAAGAGAAGTTTCAGCGAAAACATCAGAATTAATAGTAAAAGTAAAAGCTGAAAAATCAGAGTGATTAGAAGCTCAAAAAAAAGGGAAGAATAAATTAATTAAAAATTTACAAATTCCAGGTTTTAGAAAAGGTAAAGTTCCTTTAGATAAAGCTAAAAACTTAATAAGTGAACAACAAATTATTTCAGAAGCAGCGAATTTAATTGTTGAAAATATGCAAAAAATTGCAAATTCACAAATAGTTGAAAGCGATCAAGTTTTAAGTTGACACCCTGAAGTGAAACCTGTTTCAATTTCTAAAGAAGAATTCGAATTAGAATTCGTTTATCCTATTTATCCTCAATTTAAATTAGCAGATTACAAAACTACAGGAGTTGAATTTAAAGTTAAAAAAGTTACAAAAGCAGATATAAATGAAGCTGTAGATAAATTAGTTAAATCTCATTCTTTATATGAAAGTATAGAAAAAGAAATAAAAAATGGTGATATAGTAACTTTTGATTTTAAAGGATTTATAAATGATGAGCCTTTTGAAGGTGGAGAGGCACAAGATTTTGAACTTAAAATAGGATCTAACAACTTTATTAAAGGTTTTGAAGAAGCTATGATAGGATTTAAAAAAGGGGATGAAAAAGAAATTAAAGTTTCCTTTCCTAAAGACTATCACGCAAAAGAATATGCAGGTAAGCCAGCTGTTTTCAAATTAAAAATTAAAGATGTAAAAAGAGCTAACAAAATTGAGTTAAATGATCAATTTGTTGCAGATTTAAAAATACCTAATGTCCACTCTGTTACAGAATTAAATAAATATTATGAAAACGTTCTTACAGAAGAAAATAATGAAAAAGCAAAAATGGCATTTCAAAAAGAAATTTTTGACTATTTATTTAGTAAAACTGAATTTCCTGTTTCATCAGTTTTAATTAAAGAAGAAATAAAAAGAGTTAAAAAGATTACAGAAGATAAATTGAAAGAACAAGGTTTTAGTATTAAAGAATATGCAGAATTACTAAAAATTAATTCAGAAGATTTAGAAAAGACATTTGAAGCAGAAGCTTTAAATAATTTAAAAACATCATTAACTTTTGCAGAAATATCTAGAATTGAAAAACTTAATGCTGTTGAAGAAGATTATCAGAAAGAATATGCCAAAATTGCTAAATTATATGGATTTAAAGATACAAAAGGTGTAGAAGGTGTAATAACTAGAGAACAACTTCAAATTCCTATAGTAAATAGAAAAGTTATTGATAGATTAATTCAATATAATACAGGGAAAATAGCTGATAAAATTAAAGCTGCTAAAAAAACTGCCGCTAAAAAAACAACAAAAACTGCAACTAAAAAATCATCCACATCTTCTAAAACTGCTAAAAAAGAAAATACTAAATAA
- the secA gene encoding preprotein translocase subunit SecA, with amino-acid sequence MKRIKHFFNTSAEMKLAKKLLKEINSIRSKYSSMSDFDLQSQTKLFKERLKNGETLEDIRVEAFAAIREATRRVLNKFPYDVQILGGLILDMGSIAEMKTGEGKTITSIAPAYLNALEGKGVIISTVNEYLSERDAEEMGRVHNWMGLSVGINKAQMDKISKRQAYNSDITYSVHSELGFDYLRDNMVFDKSQKVQRGLNYILIDEVDSILIDEAKTPLIISGGEKHSLNNYLPADQFVRTLASEDYEIDLESKAIKLTESGINKANNFFNLENLYHIQNSHLVHSIQNALRAHKIMKKDVEYIIRDGKIELVDTFTGRIMEGRSYSEGLQQAIQAKEMIEIEPETKTMATITYQNLFRMFKKLSGMTGTAKTEEQEFIDIYNMRVNVIDTNRPIIRKDDEDLIFSSFKAKYKAIVNEIKEKHKLGQPILVGTSQVDESEYIHSLLQKEGIPHTVLNAKQNEQEAEIIAKAGHVGSVTIATNMAGRGTDIKPTEEALEKGGLYVLGTDKSESRRIDNQLKGRSGRQGDIGYSRFFLSIDDQLITRFAHYDQIKEAFGSESEEPIKEKSIYKFFKRAQKKIEGLNYDNRKNVLNFDDVIRQQRDLVYTQRDIVLETETLDHYIEKIFSRAINNFINFEQILKPNKEINYSYLTDFLNENFSRISKVFFTYEEISQYHFEDLIEYINEKLKKTYFDVIRVNLKENLKEDEKVLNEERRIILSALDHKWQNHIDILDRLRSSANLVQYSQKNPFQIFTEEATKKFEVFINESADQIIVALFNNYNGRKIEYFDVQLSNGEFITLNKDMNEFQIQQIIEKEEQRIQLEREANEYVRIELVDGSILSLSKTTPEETIKKIVNEHNARILESQNKSIETQKDEN; translated from the coding sequence ATAAAGAGAATTAAACATTTTTTTAATACATCAGCTGAGATGAAGTTGGCTAAAAAATTACTTAAAGAAATTAATAGTATAAGATCTAAATATTCTTCTATGAGTGATTTTGATCTACAAAGTCAAACTAAACTTTTTAAGGAAAGATTAAAAAACGGAGAAACATTAGAAGATATAAGGGTAGAAGCTTTTGCCGCAATAAGAGAAGCAACTAGAAGAGTTTTAAATAAATTTCCTTATGACGTTCAAATTTTAGGTGGATTAATCTTAGACATGGGATCAATTGCTGAAATGAAAACTGGTGAAGGAAAAACTATTACTTCTATTGCTCCCGCTTATTTAAATGCTTTAGAAGGTAAAGGTGTTATTATTTCAACAGTAAATGAATATCTTTCAGAACGTGACGCAGAAGAAATGGGGAGAGTTCATAATTGAATGGGTCTTAGCGTTGGTATAAATAAAGCTCAAATGGATAAAATATCAAAAAGACAAGCTTATAATTCTGATATTACCTACTCTGTTCATTCAGAACTTGGTTTTGACTATTTAAGAGATAATATGGTTTTTGATAAATCTCAAAAAGTTCAAAGAGGGTTAAATTATATTTTAATAGATGAGGTAGATTCTATTTTAATAGATGAAGCTAAAACCCCTTTAATTATTTCGGGAGGAGAAAAACATAGTTTGAATAATTATTTACCTGCCGATCAATTTGTAAGAACTTTAGCAAGTGAAGATTATGAAATAGATTTAGAAAGTAAAGCAATTAAATTAACTGAAAGTGGTATAAATAAAGCTAATAATTTTTTTAATTTAGAAAATTTATATCATATTCAAAATTCTCATTTAGTTCATAGCATTCAAAATGCACTTAGAGCTCATAAAATAATGAAAAAAGATGTAGAATACATAATAAGAGACGGAAAAATTGAATTAGTAGATACCTTTACAGGAAGAATAATGGAAGGAAGAAGTTATTCAGAGGGACTACAACAAGCTATTCAAGCTAAAGAAATGATTGAAATAGAACCTGAAACTAAAACAATGGCTACAATAACATATCAGAATCTATTTAGAATGTTTAAAAAGTTAAGTGGTATGACAGGAACTGCCAAAACTGAAGAGCAAGAATTTATTGATATCTATAACATGAGGGTAAATGTTATAGACACAAATAGACCTATTATAAGAAAAGATGATGAAGATCTTATATTTAGTTCTTTTAAAGCAAAATATAAAGCAATAGTTAACGAAATAAAAGAAAAACATAAACTAGGACAGCCAATTTTAGTAGGTACTTCACAAGTAGATGAGTCAGAATATATTCATTCTTTGCTTCAAAAAGAAGGCATTCCTCATACAGTTTTAAATGCTAAACAAAATGAACAAGAGGCTGAAATTATAGCCAAAGCAGGTCATGTAGGATCAGTAACAATAGCAACTAATATGGCGGGTCGTGGAACAGATATAAAACCAACAGAAGAAGCATTGGAAAAAGGTGGTCTTTATGTTTTAGGTACGGATAAATCTGAATCCAGAAGAATTGATAACCAACTTAAAGGTCGTTCAGGTAGACAAGGAGATATTGGTTATTCTAGGTTTTTCCTTTCTATAGATGACCAATTAATTACAAGATTTGCTCATTACGATCAAATAAAAGAGGCATTTGGAAGCGAAAGCGAAGAACCAATTAAAGAGAAATCAATTTATAAATTTTTTAAAAGAGCTCAGAAAAAAATTGAAGGTCTTAATTATGATAACAGAAAAAATGTTTTAAATTTTGATGATGTAATAAGACAACAAAGGGATCTTGTTTATACTCAAAGAGATATAGTTTTAGAAACTGAAACATTAGACCATTATATAGAAAAAATATTTTCAAGAGCGATTAATAATTTTATTAATTTTGAACAAATATTAAAACCAAATAAAGAAATCAATTATTCATACTTAACAGATTTCCTAAATGAGAACTTTTCAAGAATTTCTAAAGTTTTCTTTACTTATGAAGAAATAAGTCAATACCATTTTGAAGATTTAATAGAATATATTAATGAAAAATTGAAAAAAACTTATTTTGATGTTATTAGAGTTAATTTAAAAGAAAATTTAAAAGAAGATGAAAAAGTTTTAAATGAAGAAAGAAGAATTATTTTGTCCGCATTAGATCATAAATGACAAAATCATATTGACATATTAGATAGATTGAGATCTTCTGCTAATTTAGTTCAATACTCTCAAAAAAATCCTTTTCAAATTTTTACAGAAGAAGCAACAAAGAAATTTGAAGTCTTTATTAATGAAAGTGCTGATCAAATTATAGTAGCCTTATTTAATAATTATAATGGAAGAAAAATTGAGTATTTTGATGTTCAATTATCAAATGGTGAATTTATAACTTTAAATAAAGATATGAATGAGTTTCAAATTCAGCAAATAATTGAAAAAGAAGAGCAAAGAATTCAATTAGAAAGAGAAGCAAATGAATATGTTAGAATTGAATTAGTTGATGGAAGTATTTTATCTCTCTCTAAAACCACACCAGAAGAAACTATAAAAAAAATAGTTAATGAGCATAATGCTAGAATATTAGAATCGCAAAATAAAAGTATAGAAACACAAAAAGATGAAAACTAA
- a CDS encoding ABC transporter ATP-binding protein, producing the protein MKDKIKDNPVILSKSEIRKIKKANNKPRKKIGEVISKNTNNNIIEVINVRKSYLSGSVITEVLKGVTLNIEKGDFAVLFGKSGSGKSTLLNIISGLDRPSEGEVIVANNNLVYYKDSQLTKFRRENVSFIFQSYNLLQNLNGYDNVETGAYLQKNKEKVLDIHKLFEEFEIEDIKYKYPSQMSGGQQQRISILRALSKNADIIFADEPTGALDEKTSQAVLKVLQYINKQYGTTIVMVSHDPSVAELCNKIIKLKLGKIDEIKINQNPKIL; encoded by the coding sequence ATGAAAGATAAAATTAAAGATAATCCTGTAATTTTAAGTAAATCAGAAATTAGGAAAATAAAAAAAGCTAATAATAAACCTAGAAAAAAAATTGGAGAAGTAATTAGCAAAAATACTAATAACAACATAATAGAAGTTATAAACGTTAGAAAATCTTATCTTTCAGGTTCTGTTATAACAGAGGTTTTAAAGGGAGTTACATTAAACATTGAAAAAGGTGACTTTGCTGTTTTATTTGGTAAATCAGGTTCAGGAAAAAGTACCCTTTTAAATATTATTTCAGGTTTAGATAGACCTTCTGAAGGAGAAGTAATTGTCGCAAATAATAATTTAGTTTATTATAAGGATTCACAATTAACTAAATTTAGAAGAGAAAATGTGAGCTTTATATTTCAAAGTTATAACTTGTTACAAAATCTTAATGGTTATGACAATGTAGAAACTGGAGCTTATTTACAAAAAAATAAAGAAAAAGTTTTGGATATTCATAAATTATTTGAAGAATTTGAAATAGAAGATATTAAATATAAATATCCCTCTCAAATGTCAGGTGGACAACAACAAAGAATTTCAATTTTAAGAGCTTTATCTAAAAATGCAGATATTATTTTTGCAGATGAACCAACAGGTGCTTTAGATGAAAAAACATCCCAAGCCGTATTAAAAGTGTTGCAATACATTAATAAACAATACGGAACAACTATTGTAATGGTTTCACACGATCCTTCTGTAGCTGAATTATGTAACAAAATAATAAAATTAAAATTAGGTAAAATAGATGAAATTAAAATAAATCAAAATCCTAAAATTTTATAA